The Haliotis asinina isolate JCU_RB_2024 chromosome 2, JCU_Hal_asi_v2, whole genome shotgun sequence genomic interval AAACAATGTTAAACTGCAACATGTTTTATGCTTACTTTGGCTAAATTTCTCATCACAACTTGAAATCGCCCAAGTCAATTCttattcaaataatattttccggatAGAAATAGTGTAAAGATACTTTTCACAATTTTTCACATGTTAATCAGCTTGTCTCGAATGAGTGAGAAAAGAATAGATTGATTTTTACAACATTCCTAAATGATTTCGCGAATTAGTGCGCTTTGGCAATTTGCACGATTCTAGTTACGTAACACGGGAAATAGCAAGATAAAAGATCGTAAAGTCGCAGCTGTGCACTCGCCTCGTTTAGAAATTGTTTATCACGTGACTCGCCAAACGTGGTTTTATTGGCCGGTTCAAGCTACAGCGGGGAATTCAACGGGTAGACACACAACACGAATGACCTGACCTGACAAGACAAGAGAGTTTCAAAATTTTTCGCCTGTTTGAAGCTGCTATCTTACGTGGAGTCACTTTATTCAACTGCGCTACATCTCCTGGAGACTACCAACTCTTCTGAGGGTGGTATATTTATTCAAACGGGTCTCGTTTCATCATTTGGAGGCTCGTGAAACAAATCAAATATGTCTCTTCTACAACAACCCAGGACTAATTTTGGAGATGAAAATGCAGAAGGCCCGAGGAAGACAAAGGGACTTTCAGTTAAAACTTCAAACCAAGCTGCTCCAAAGCGAACAGCCCTCGGCACGATAACAAATCAAGTTAGAAAGCAACCGTCTCGTGCTGCCAAGGTAAGTTGTTTCACTTATGAACCGTCCGTGAAGCCATTGACCTCCACAGACAAAAGCCCACGTTTTCAAAGTGTGTGCACACTTCTCGCTATACTTGTGACTTACAAAATAATAATGTATGTGAATGGAATATTTTCGAATATTGTCGTGTAAACGATGTTTACCATGCACACATTCATTGACGACAAACACAACGCTACATAGCGTTAAAGTTCAAAATACCTCAGCCATGTTGGCACAGCTGTTCAAAAGATTTGCCCAGCCCACACTCTACAGTATATTTCAAGGTAACAAGTGGATAAGTGTTATGTGGGTCGTATTTTTCAGGGTAATTATTCCACGGGTCAAGATGAAAATGGCTTCGCTCGTCAGAAACCTTTCGCAGATGCTCCACAAGGATTTTCAATCTTTGTCGACGAAGAACCAAATCTACAAGCTCTTAAACCAGTATCTGTATGTCACACAACTGAATCAAACACATCTGGCATTAAGCTATCGGACGCAGTGACTTCATTACCTGATGTTTCATCAACGCTCTCGTCACTTCAAGACAATGCCATTCATGTTGACGAAATCGGTAAGTAGACCTAGACATCTAACGCCAAAGGGCTGAAACTGTCAGTTCGGTTTTGTCTATCCAACTATTTTTATAATTCTGCTGAAGTATCAATACCCCATAGTTCATTCTTGCCTGCAGTCTGTACATTTGAATTAAACCagtccattatccagtatttgAATAGCATTTGCTGAGAAGCGTTCAGCTAATACCAAtactgtaatgaaaataccacTGTCAAAGCTCACATGTTTAGTATGTGATAATATTGATTACATTTATGACTGGAACACTTTTCAGATTCACCCATGGTATTGGACACAACACTTGATGAATCATCTGTATCCAAACCCTTGGACAGAGAAGCTGTGATACTCACTGTACCAGAATATGCAGAGGATATATACAACTACCTCAGGGAAGCTGAGGTGAGTATTTTAAACTGTCTGGTAATTGATAAAAGGATGCCACACTAGAACATATTTATACCCAAGGTTATATGGTTGGGGGCAACATGCAAACACATCAAATCAAAGGTTTAATGGTAGGAATTTCTCTTGTCTCttccccaccccctccccaccaacagatatatactagaaccatcaacaaaatctaaCAACTGCTAGAGGACTCGTAAATGTAACGAAAAGTCTCCAAAGTGTTACCTCTGTTAACCTGCGGAAGAATGAGGGGAACAGAATGAACTCTTTACCTTTTTTAATCAGACCAGTGAAGCTACACTGCAGAGTTTATATTTGCGATGTACCTTCATTTGGGTGAATACATGGCACTGATTTTAATGGGAAGATGAATAATGGCTATCTTTTACAATGGCTTGTTAACATTTTCTCAATATAGTAGTGTTAAAACCACTTAACTTGAATATTTCCATCCTACAGCTCAGAAACCGTCCCAAACCAGGCTACATGAAAAAGCAGCCTGACATCACCAACTCAATGCGCAGCATCCTTGTTGACTGGCTGGTAGAGGTGGCAGAAGAATATAAACTACACAGGGAGACACTCTTCCTTGCAGTCAACTACATTGACAGATTCCTCTCTCATATGTCAGTCAACAGAGGCAAACTGCAGCTTGTTGGTGCTGCTAGCATGTTCCTTGCTGGGTAAGTTTTGATTCTTGTAAAATAACACTGTTATCCACCTGCCTACAACTGGGTAAACTTACCAACACACCAATCCctcaaatatgaaaatgttgatgtttgaaCAAAGTGTTAGTCTGTTTTTCTTAAAACCAAAACATGTTGTGACTTAAGTGAGATGACGTCGTGATATTATCTTTCAGGAAATACGAGGAGATCTATCCACCAGATGTTGCTGAATTTGTCTACATTACTGATGATACGTACACGGCACAACAGGTAATTTGTCTGTTCTGTTACCGGAACGAGACCTTGTTGCACATTTTTCATGAGCCTACATTAACTGTTTTCCAGGAACAGTGTGATGGCCACTGTGACTGTGATTCCCTTGTGTATCGTGCGTATGAAAAATATCCTCGAATTCATCAGTGAAATCTTTCATAACTTTTATTAAGGAATCTGTGTTGCACAACTATCAAAGTGATACGCAAAGTGGAATGTATCCATGCCAGGTAGCATAACTGAGAAAGAACCAAAATTTCCCACAACCAGTGAGTGGGTCCTCTTGGTACTTCTCTTCCAAAAGAACAGATctatcaaaatgaaattcactagccagtgaTAACTGCAAAATTATCCTTTAGTGCTCATGAGAAATGTTTTCTACCCTGTGACTAGACCACTGCGTAAGTTAGCACTCGTCTATTCAGTTTGATTACAATGTGATCCTTGATCATTGTTCTAGAACTCAGCATTGTTGAAGCACGGCTAATCACATTTGTATTCACTGACCAGTATTCCTGCAATGTAACATGGATTTATGCACACCCCAAATAGCCACTGGTCAAAACCTTCATTTAATCATGCTTACCAAACATCTTTTCCAGGTTCTACGGATGGAGCACCTTGTCCTGAAAGTCTTATCTTTTGATGTAGCTGTGCCGACAACAAATTGGTTCTGTGATCGATTTTTGAAAATCAGCAATGCAGATGCCAAAACTGAACACCTCACCATGGTAAGTTGCAAATTTCTGTCCTACACATGCCCAATATCCTTAAGTCCCCTCTCCCCAAAGGCAGTATCACTTCACTTCTCCATCACAAGTCTCTGGCAGTCAATTCAATGATGCAAGGGATGTCTATAGCTATTTTTGTACCCAAACCGTACCTTGGCTACATGCCAGAAACATGCAACACATTGTCACATCTTACAGTCCCTTCAATACAATAAATGTACACATTTCTTAACATATATTTTAGCCtacacatcaaacattgtgaaaatgttttagtttcagTCATACATAGCCTAAAAACATGGAACACGATTCTGAATTACGAAGCAATCTTTATTGAGAGCAGAGCAGACCAACCTCTTTGATATCTTGTCAGTGTCATAAACCTTGCCATCCCAATTGATCATACAAAACAATGTGAAACATTATAATGACCAGACTAAGTAACTTGGTATCCTGTTTAAGAATCTGAATGTTTAAAAATCACCGGGATTGGGATAGACCTTTGACGATGTGCCAGTCAagattagccattttctgaatttagaatggacCACTGCCTTTGAATCtcgtaaacttcaaaattttaatgaacaTTTTCTTATTTTCATGAGCAAAATGCCCCATTGCCCTTGTCATTCCCAATCCCTGCATTCAAGTGAAGTCAAATGCTGTGCAAATAGGCCTGTCTGTAAAATTGCAAAGTCATTGCTGCATCAGTGTTTTTGAACCCTCTTAATGCTTTCTATTGCCTACCATCACTGACAATTACTTTGAAAACTGCAGACTAAGTTATCTAGGCAAattcataatttcaattttTACAGCAATCCTTTAATCTGGCATTTATTCATAAAATAGTAATTGTTTATGTCGGAACAGTCTGCTTTCTCCACGTATGTATTTGCCAAATTGTATACTGATAGTGGAACTTATTCACCATAACCTGAAGGGTAAGACAAAGTAGTTAATATCAGCTGGAGGTGCCCTTAGAGAATGTTTGCCTTTCTTTCAGTACTTGGCCGAACTGACGTTAGTTGAATGTGAGCCCTACCTTAAATACTGTCCCAGTCTACTAGCTGCAACAGCGTTGTGCTTAGCCAACTACACACTTGGCAAGGAGGCATGGGTATGTAAACTGAATTTGGAACTGATATGAGGACATTAACCTACACACCAGATTGAAttctaataatataaatatatatctctGTTGTGCAGTGGGGCCAATCTCAACATACTTTACATGCTGGTCATGGAAAAAACCCACTATTTTCATACTGACATGGCCACTTTCTCTGATTCGTTGCTAATTTGGTTATTGCATGAGCAAGACTTAATGCTGTCATGTGACAAAACCTTAAGTGGCTCTGTATTCATCTCATTTCAGCCATCATCACTAGAAAGTCAAACAAGGTACAGCCTCACGCAGCTGGCAGAAACACTGAAACACCTATACAGAACTTTCTGCAATGCATCAAGTCATCCACAGCAAGCCATCAGGGAAAAGTACAGGGCACCAAAGTAAGTTTAAGTGTCTATCCTCAAAACTCAGATTTGCTTGTTTTAACATAAATGCCATTGTAATATCTTTGTCAAGTATATCTTTGATAGGATATTATGTAACAATTGTTACCCTTGGAATGTGTGCAAGTTCGCTTCTTAAAACATCAAGGTTTTACCCTAACTTTCCACTGTTAAAACGTGTTCTAATCACCAATAAACAGGCAATTTATGTAAATCAGAAAGTCTTAGTAGTTACCAAGCCTGCTAACAGCTTTGGCATTAGAATTTCACCTGGATTGATGCTAGACTTATCCTCTAATGCACCTGGAAACTGTCACTAACATTGGTTTCCCTTCTTCCAGGTACCACCAAGTTTCATTGCTCAGCCCACCAGAGACCCTCTCCCTTGTGCCATGAAAAGGCTGCCAGTATTAACCCCCACGAGCTTTCACAGGCCTTACAATACAAAtatcattgtacattgtacactATCATCTCCTCAGTATGTTCATAGACTCTCAAGAGCCAACCCAGTTGTTTATATCCTCTTATTTAACCTTTTAGTTCATCTGGAAATTCATTTTATCAACCATGTCATGCTTGTCCTGTGCAATAATGCATTTCATAATCTggaatgagagaatgagtgactgagtgagcgcTTGATGAAATGTGTCCTGAATGCTTTTACAAATTTAAGTTTTATATGGCACTGTACATAAGGCATGCACATGTAACTTTTATTCATGAGAATTTGTTTGCATGAATGGAATCAGGTCAAACTACCCCAAATCAGGTCCTGGAAATTTTAACCCAAGATCTTAACCTAACTTTTATAGAAGATTTTTAATaacatgttttgtatgtgaCATTGACTCTGAACAGTAGACATAATCACGACAAATTTCAAATTGACCTGGCTTGATGATATTCATTCAAACCATGCTCTTCCCCTTGACTTTAACTGAATAAAACATTCCTGAATTCTTTATATTTCGTTTTCATAACATACCTTCTTTTTCTGTCCATTTCCCTTTTCACAGACCAGCTGAGGTTACCTTACTTTTCGTCTGTCATCTGTTTCCCAACTTGTCCTACCTTTGTTCTATCAAATCTAGTGCTATTCTGACATCACCCAGTTATGGTGCATCATGTACAGTTAAGTTTCAGGAGTTAAGGAGGACCATGTACATTTTACTGTATTATTTTTAGGGCATCTTATCTGTAAGATGTTATGTATATCAACTGAATAAAGTGTACAAAGTATGATAAATAATTTGTTCATTCATAATTATTTCACCCACAGATTCAAACATGCATGTATCTTTTCTCTTTCTTGCTGCACATCTTCAATCTTTTCTGCACTTCAGATTACACTTGTTTCAGAAGTGAACAATAGATGCCAGGCAGTTCCTGTCTGAAGGAAACATGCAATGTGTGTAATTACAATATCAGGTCctattttcaaatgatatttttgcTTAAAACTTATCAATGTGCAGTGGCAAAGTTTTGCACACTGATATACAAGGCATTTCAGCCATAACTGGCTTGCCTCTGAAGTACAAGTCCAGCTTTATAGTCCATTTAATGTAGGCAGAAGTTGCCAGAAAGTTCTAGTACACAATAGAAGTATTTGGATCCTGTTACACCAACTGTTATATCAGATATTACATGGTAAAATCGACTGACTTGATGACAAAGCACTTTTTCGACATGTTAGTGTGATTAAACTGTCCACAAAAATAATTTAGTGTtggcataaaatattttaaatatatctaCTCCATAACAGACAAGTTTGCCTTCAGAGATGTCTTATACATTTCATGCTTGCCTCATACCATTTCTTAAATATGAACTTATTGTCTACTTTTGAATTGTAATTGTACCATATATACTCAGAATAAATATCTAGAGCTATACACTCGATACAAGAACATTTCTCAAATGTAATACTAAGTTTTTGATCATACATAATATTTACTATACACTGCATCCATTTAATAAATGTTGGGTATGCCATTTGATTCTTAGAGTAAGGTGATCTATTTTGTAAATTCAAAAGACTTAACCCAATAAAGTTTCTGAGCATATATTGGTTGGAAGATACTCCaaatatcacaaacacaatTAGCTATAAGtccaaattcatattttattacaGCTATTAAACTACAGTTTACTCTTACTATTTGTATACACATACTCTGAAGTTCACTTTAAGTAGTAAACTACTTTGTTGCTTTTTACGCAACGTTTCTATTCCCCTTGTGGAATTACCTGTTGCTACCATGAAATACAAATCCCAAACTCCAAACATACAAGAACTGACGTGTGCTGTCCCTTGTGCGCGTGAAAAGCAAAGTTTTATGTCCATAAGGATTGTCTCTGGGTGCAAGAGTTCTCTCTGCTGCGTTTGGTCAACAGCTCTCGTGTCCATAAATAAATGGGATCTGTTACACTGGGAAATGTACTACCATTGCAAATAAACCAGAAAATTACAAGagaattatcatttcattctTCAAATTGGAAACACTTTCCCTGAAAGTTACTGATAGTAGCATTTGCTGGCGAAAAGATGATAGTTTTTGTATCAAAAGGGATTATGACGTATTTCTTCCCAAAGGTGTTCGAATTCTACACCTCCATAACCTCATTAAGTTATTAAATCATTTACAGTTTGATAATCAACACTGACACATTGCTAACTGAGGACTGCTGTTATGCAAAAAGTAAAATAGTTATTAAAGTCTTATGCTTCAAAATAAGTGGAGCTGAAGGATGTGTTGGCTTTGCAACTGCTTACACTACTTCCATGCACCTCTTTACACTGTGCCTTGGTGAACTCCATTCTTAACAACTTATGAGCAGTGCTAAGCACTGACTGCACCATGGCATATATTGTGTCCTTCTATACCATCATTTCAATGATTCTCCTTCACTGGTATCCCAGCTGGCTCAAAGATAGTCATTATCAGGAAAGATATCCTACAAATTTGGGATCACAAAACCTTCTGGATATCTCATGTAAATGTCCACAGCCAAAGTTAAAGGTCATTAGTTTTCACAAGACAGCTATATTTTGATGTCCAGGAACATCCAACTTGACAGAGCTATGAGTTTGTTAGTCCAAGACTAATGAATATTTCCAGAGATAAGGGTAATAAATACAAACTTGGTCCCCAAATACCCTAGCACACATATGACATGCATATTCATAGCATATGCTTCACTCCAACTAAAATGCCATGGGTAGCATGTTCAAGTGCCAAGAAGGGGCCAAGCACTTTGGGGTATCATTTCATGCCAGGATATGCACCATGTGTATAGTGTAGATTACTGAGGAGTATAGTGGAGATTACTGATGATGCCCAGAAGTGAGCCCGATCAGGTCGGTTGTTTAGATTTGGTGACAAAACTGTCTAGCACTGATattcatgtttttatgtattattctcAGATTGCAAGTAAATTGttatcaaatttcatttttgtgtattttaataCATGGACTTCAGAGCACAAAATATTACATGCAGTGTCTTTGAGAAGATATATTAAACAAGAAGACatggtcatcaatatccccaacCAGTGTTCTGTTCTAATGTGGTTCCTGCTTTCTAACTCCACTATGACATACAGATACTGAAAACACATACCAAATTTCATTTTCTACTCTTTAACGTTTTATGAACAAATCTATCCCTAAAATCTCAGATGGGCAGATACAGCTCAAACCTCTATCCTCTTCCACCTTTGTGGTGGGGGATAAAAGGTGGGAACTGCTTCAGTAATACTCAaggatatatgtattgtttattttgATACTTCACACGAACCACTGGCGTGAATAACATGTTGATAAGACTAATGGTGTTACCCCTTGATACATTCGGTGCCACAAGACATCACGTGTCTGCTTCGTGTTAGTGAATTAACAAAATAACACAAGCTGTTttttttgtatgaaatgaatTTATACAAATGATAATGTACATTGAACTAGTGGGacattatttctttttcttcttcttgccTTTCCTGTCTGCAGACTTTTCACTTGAGGCTTGTGCTGGCTTTGTGGGTCTGGCAAGACAAAGACAACTATCAGCATGGTCATGTGACAGAAATAGCATGAGAAAGTCATCCTCAAATATCAAGGACattacattcacattcacagtcagacttgctgacttgtttgaaacATGTCGTCAGTTCCTAATTGCACAGGCctaagctcatgctgttgatcactggactgtaaTTGCTTACAATCTGATATGTATCACACATCATGCGGGTActtgtttattgtgtttattgTCATGATATCTTAATATGGTTCACATGGTCTACgactcatgaagatccaggttagaattggtcttcagtaacccacgcttgtcgcaAGAAGCAAATAATTGGATTGGTTAGCCAGGCTCACTgatttagttgacacatgtcatcactgtatcccaattttgtagatcaatgctcatgctgtttatcactggattatctggtcatgactattattcacagaccgcagccatatagctggaatattggtgacagTGGCaaaaacataactcactcactcaagatacCCACCTTTGAGTCAGTAGGTCATCGTGACTCAGTGTCATAGTTGTCTCCTCTTCACTGCCACTGTCAAGGtcaatgactgaaatgaaataacCAAAGCATCACGAGCCCAACATCATAAATGATAATTTGAGAAAACATTATGTGCATTTCAACAATGTGACAGAAATTAGAAAAGCAGTGACTAGCCATCACTTGCAGGTTtgcctgtttgttgtttaatgtcacattcagctatatgtaatatgtgagtaatcgagtctgagcgagacaatccaatgattaacatcatgagcatggaAGTTTTTCAGTTGGGACACGATGGcgtgtcaacaaaatcaatgtgtctgaccaccagatcccataagttgcctcttatgacaagcatgggttactggtaTTCTGCAAATCACACACTCAGTCTTTTCAGCTGAGTTTACATGCAGGCTATCATTTTTACTATAGAGAGGTAACTTCTGCATAGACAATGTGAATAATAATTCATCTATAACAGAGTCAACATAGAACATTCTACACCTCCATCAAACACCTGAGGTCTTTATCAGGACCTTACCTTCATgttggttatctcccttgcccTGTATACTTgaggcagcagcagcagcagcatctgcCATAGCTTCTGttgcaacatctacatctaTTTCCCATGTACTCTGACCTCCCTCCCCAATAGCTGCTAGACCCTTGTCCTGTAACACAAAGTTCAAACATGACTAAGGGAAAACTTCATTCAGCCATTTTAAACTTACACTGTCCATGCATCGTTGCTCAATAGAAATGTTTTGCTACAATGGTTGGAAGCCTTGTTAAggtataggagttacgatcatcttagtgctaagatcactttaTGAACAGGGCCCAAATAGACAAATGGGCATAACCATTTCTTGAATGACATGAGATATAAAATTAGCAGTGCAAGCAACTAATGATTGTCATGGTTGGCTAAACACACAGGAATGTAAAAGTGATGAGAACATTATGCTTTAGGAGCTGATACATTGTGAGTTGACTCTTGGATGTAAACTTCAGAATTCTTGTGGCTGTTTGGTTCCCCTGCTTGTTCCATTATAACTTGTTTGATAAGAGTACCTACAAATCCATGGCAGTGAGATAAATACGTGCTATTAAGTGAGGCTGTACTTTTTGTGATGTGCATGACTTGGAGGTGGATTTTGAAGATATCCTGCCTCATAAGTGCTGTATGCTAGGCAGAAAAGTATGAAGAGTcaacatttttgaaaatataatggtGTGCATGAGAATATCTTCTCCAGATCATACTTATATCTTTgaatgaaaatagaaaaaacagaaaaaaaaggaaGAAAAAATAATCTGGTCACTGAAGTCTGTTGCTGCTGAAATTGCCCTTCTGCTCAAAGAATAATATGAACATGACAGTGAGCCTATTTTGGGCCACCCTGActtaacacaaacaaaaacacatttggAAAAGCGAGCAATATTTTTCACTTTACAAGGAGTGATTTAAAAgaatactgaaaatgaaaatcgtgaAATTGATTATACCGTCCTTGTCATACATCATCACATTATTGACCACAGTGTACACTGAAAATGTTATACTCACCAGAATCTTTACTTCAATACTATCCTCAGGTCTGAAAAGTAACAAGACAGAAATAATGGTAAAAGACGCAATACATTGAATACATTCTTCAGCAAATCAAAACCCAAACTGTAGACTTAGACAATGAAGTGTACAATATAGTACACTTACGTCATACCAGTACTGTGGGTCTAAAGAAGTTGATAATATGGCAATAATGTGGAGTCACAGTAGGTGGGAAAGGTACAGTCTGAAGTAAAGGAAAAGGAGAGTGTTTGAAACTCCCCAGAAATCTGTATCACACCAAAGGGTTGACAAGATCTACCAGCCCAAATAAATACCGACCAGTTGTATCAAAAAGGCAAACACAGAGATGTTCAAATCTAATCAAGACTCTGATTGGCTCATTCAGACAACCATAATGCACAATAGTAATCAAGACTCTGATTGGCTCATTCAGACAACCATAATGCACAATAGTAAACTTACTCAGCATAGTTGTTGTTATAAGTTAGCATAGAAATGGGGATGAGATGAAAAAATTCTTGTCTTTGATACTTTTTATGGGAAAATTGTTTCAGACAGTAATGGATGAATACATTCTTACTGTTCTAGTATTAAACATCGGTTTTTCATGCATGACTCTTACTTAATGCCTTCACAGCTAACTTCTATTTGCAACTAACCTGACAATCTGTATGTCATCATCACTACTGTGAGATGCATCTGCCATCTTGTCTGCAGCATCTTCCTCCATCTCAACATCCTGGTGCTCGGTCTTGGTACCGGTTATTTTCTTTGGCTCCACTGATTCAGCAAAACCACACTTCTCACCTGATGCCCTGTCAT includes:
- the LOC137273854 gene encoding G2/mitotic-specific cyclin-A-like encodes the protein MSLLQQPRTNFGDENAEGPRKTKGLSVKTSNQAAPKRTALGTITNQVRKQPSRAAKGNYSTGQDENGFARQKPFADAPQGFSIFVDEEPNLQALKPVSVCHTTESNTSGIKLSDAVTSLPDVSSTLSSLQDNAIHVDEIDSPMVLDTTLDESSVSKPLDREAVILTVPEYAEDIYNYLREAELRNRPKPGYMKKQPDITNSMRSILVDWLVEVAEEYKLHRETLFLAVNYIDRFLSHMSVNRGKLQLVGAASMFLAGKYEEIYPPDVAEFVYITDDTYTAQQVLRMEHLVLKVLSFDVAVPTTNWFCDRFLKISNADAKTEHLTMYLAELTLVECEPYLKYCPSLLAATALCLANYTLGKEAWPSSLESQTRYSLTQLAETLKHLYRTFCNASSHPQQAIREKYRAPKYHQVSLLSPPETLSLVP